One Neorhodopirellula lusitana genomic window carries:
- a CDS encoding ABC transporter permease: MSQTETTSCDEDLGPQHEPGQHQESGQPYELGRRRSDLPFFLVMSGISGLFVVLIALLIAADLMFTSFADFTEALGKPEIRAAFRLTMLSCTAAAILSIWVATPLGYLLSRYRFPGRWLVDTLVDIPIVLPPLVVGLSLLILFHLSIGDWELEAWLRDRVGFPVTYRWPAIILAQFTVACAFAIRTMRVAFDQIDPRAENIARTLGCTRGQAFTQIALPQAYRGMVAAFTIAWARSLGEFGPILVFAGATRMRTEVLSTSVFLELSVGQLNAAVAVSLLMVAIAVAALLLLRFLGKGLNA, from the coding sequence GTGAGTCAGACCGAAACAACATCATGCGATGAGGATCTAGGACCACAACACGAGCCGGGGCAACACCAAGAGTCTGGGCAACCGTACGAACTGGGGCGACGACGCAGCGACCTACCGTTCTTTCTGGTGATGAGCGGGATCTCCGGACTATTTGTCGTTTTGATCGCGTTGTTGATCGCAGCCGATCTAATGTTCACTTCGTTCGCCGACTTCACCGAAGCACTGGGCAAACCTGAGATCCGGGCCGCGTTTCGACTGACGATGCTCAGCTGCACCGCCGCCGCGATTTTGTCGATATGGGTGGCCACTCCACTGGGTTACTTGCTTTCCCGGTACCGGTTTCCCGGCCGCTGGCTGGTCGACACACTGGTCGACATTCCAATCGTGTTGCCGCCTTTGGTCGTTGGGCTGAGCCTGTTGATTCTGTTTCATCTTTCGATCGGCGATTGGGAACTGGAAGCTTGGCTGCGCGATCGGGTTGGCTTCCCCGTCACTTATCGGTGGCCCGCAATCATCCTGGCACAGTTCACCGTCGCGTGCGCCTTTGCCATTCGCACGATGCGAGTCGCGTTTGACCAGATCGATCCAAGGGCCGAGAACATTGCTCGCACGCTTGGGTGCACTCGCGGTCAGGCGTTCACGCAAATTGCCTTACCGCAAGCCTACCGAGGCATGGTGGCTGCGTTCACGATCGCATGGGCTCGATCGCTGGGCGAGTTCGGCCCCATCTTGGTGTTTGCCGGGGCGACTCGGATGCGCACCGAAGTCCTGTCCACGTCCGTGTTCCTGGAACTCAGTGTGGGCCAGCTCAATGCGGCCGTCGCGGTGTCCTTGTTGATGGTCGCGATTGCCGTCGCCGCATTGTTGCTATTGCGTTTCCTAGGAAAGGGGCTGAACGCATGA